Proteins encoded by one window of Bacteroidales bacterium:
- a CDS encoding Crp/Fnr family transcriptional regulator: protein MEKISKWVIELPRINLLFYEQYELRYSELLLNFHGLLYHKLDTRLLDFLSVKARLTGKNHVRISHKEIAAELGTAREVVSRLIKKLENQHLLRQHNDTIEIIMPV from the coding sequence ATGGAAAAGATATCGAAATGGGTTATTGAATTACCAAGGATCAACCTTTTATTTTATGAACAGTATGAACTTCGTTATTCTGAGCTTTTGCTCAATTTTCATGGACTCTTATATCATAAACTTGATACACGATTACTTGATTTCCTGAGCGTAAAAGCAAGATTAACAGGAAAAAACCATGTCAGAATTTCTCATAAAGAGATTGCTGCTGAATTAGGGACGGCCAGAGAAGTTGTAAGCCGCCTGATCAAGAAACTCGAAAATCAGCATTTACTCAGGCAACATAATGATACTATTGAGATAATTATGCCGGTGTAA